Genomic DNA from Rhodothermales bacterium:
CTGACTCCGACGTCCGTGCTGGCCCAGGCCGAGCACGACTTCACGGTAGCCAGGGTCAAATACGCCGGAGGCGGTGACTGGTACAGCGACCCCCAGTCGCTTCCGGAGTTGCTGCGGTTTGTCCGCGCCAACACCCACATCGACGTGGCCCCGGAGGCAGAAACCGTCGAGCTGTCTTCCGAGAAGCTGTTTACGTTCCCGTACCTGTACCTCACCGGTCACGGCAATATGGTGCTCACCGAGCGCGAGGCGGGCCAGCTTCGCGACTATTTGCTGGGCGGCGGCTTCCTGCACGCGGACGACAACTACGGGCTGGACCAGCATTTCCGCCGGGAGATCAGGAAGGTATTCCCGGACCGTGAACTGGTTGAGTTGCCGTTCAGCCACGACATCTATCACAACCACTTCGAATTCCCGAACGGCCTGCCGAAGATCCACGAGCACGACGGCAATCCGCCGCAGGGCTTCGGTATTCTGGATGACGATGGGCGGGTGATGCTGTTCTACACCTTTGAGTCCGATCTGGGCGACGGCTGGGAGCCGGAGGCCGTGCACAACGACAGTCCTCAGCTCCGAATGGCGGCCCTCCGCATGGGTACCAACATCCTCACCTACGCCATGATGCGATGAAGACGACCCTGCGCCTGATTGTCGTGCTGGGTGTGGCTGGTTTCCTTTATGTGACCAATCCTGCGACGCCGGAATTTGAGGCGTTCATCCAGCAGCGGGTTGAGGAGCGTCTGAGAGAAGAAACGGGCGATCGCACGCTGGGTCGACTGCTCACAGACCTCGGATCCGACATTGTCGGCTCGCTCGCGGCCCGTGTCAGCGAGCGCTCCGACTACGGGATCTTCAGTGTGTACACGGTGGATGTCGGTGCCGACGGCGATCCTGACGAGGCCTGGAAATTCCTTGGGATTGCCGGGCAATTCGTCGAGTTGTCGAGCCCCAATGCGGACTGATTGCGGCCTCAGGCGTTAGTTTTGGGTATCCACCCAAGACCGGCCTGCTCCGCCATGTCCCAGCTCCAGCATTCCGATCCCCAGGTCTTCCAGATCCTCGAGAAGGAAGTTCGTCGCCAGAACGACGGCCTTGAACTGATTGCCTCGGAGAACTTCGTATCCCGCCCCGTTCTCGAGGCGATGGGTTCTCCGCTCACGAACAAGTACGCGGAAGGTCTCCCGGGCAAACGCTACTACGGCGGATGCGAGTTCGTGGATCAGGTGGAGGACGTGGCCCGAGACCGTGCAAGGCAACTGTTTGGTTGCGACTGGGTCAACGTGCAGCCCCACTCGGGTGCAAGCGCCAACGCCGCAGTCTATCTGGCCTTCATGGAGCCGGGAGACACCCTCCTCGGGCTGGACCTGGCACACGGTGGGCATCTCACGCATGGCAGCCCGGTCAACTTCTCCGGGATCCTGTACAACGCCGAGTACTACGGCGTGGAGAAGGAAGGCCCTCTGGCCGGCCGCATCGACATGGACAAGGTGCGCACGCGCGCGTTGCAGGTGCGTCCGAAGATGATCTCCATCGGGGCCAGCGCCTACTCCCGGGACTTCGACTACCCCGCGTTTCGAGAGATTGCCGATGAGGTGGGTGCGTTCCTGTGGATGGACATGGCCCACACCGCGGGGCTCATCGCCGCAGGCGTGCTGAGCGACCCGATGCCACACTGCCACGTGGTGTCCACGACGACACACAAGACGCTGCGTGGTCCCCGGGCGGGCATGATTCTCATCGGCAAGGACTACGACAACCCGTTCGGCAAGGTGGCGCCCAAGTCGGGGCGGGTGAAGCAGATGTCCGAACTGCTCGACTCTGCGGTATTCCCCGGTTATCAGGGAGGCCCGCTCATGCACGTCATTGCCGCCAAGGCGGTCGCATTCGGAGAGGCGCTGGACTCCAGCTTCCACGACTACGCTCGCCAGGTGGTCGACAATGCCCAGGCGATGGCCGCGGCGTTCGTCGAAAAAGGCTACGACCTCGTGTCGGGCGGCACGGACAATCATCTCATGCTGATTGACCTTCGCAGCAAGGGCCTGACCGGGAAGACCGCAGAGCAGGCGCTCGGCCAGGCGGAGATCACGGTCAACAAGAACATGGTGCCGTTCGACACGCAGAGCCCGTTCGTGACCAGCGGCATTCGGGTCGGCACGCCGGCCATGACCACGCGGGGCTTCGGCGAAGATGAATTCCGCCTTGTCGTGGACCTGATGGACCGTGTTCTGACCAACGTGGGCAACGAATCGGTGGCGACTGCCGTAAGGAACGAGGTCCGCGAACTGTGTGACCGATTCCCACTCTACGATTTCGTGGTTGCCTGACCGGTAAGGCAGGCGGTCATGGAATCTGGCGTTTGGGTTCGTACTCTGTAGTGATCCCTGGATCCCCATGCCCCAGTCCGCCCTGAACTCGACCGCCTATGCCGAGCTGCTAGATCTCGGCCGACGCCTGTATGATCGGGCGCTCGTGCGGCGTGAGCAGGAGCTGATCACGGACCCCAGGGGTCAGCCGATAGGCTGGTTGCTGGATACGCGCATGCCGATGCTGGATGGCGCGTTGTTTCGCGAGGTCGGTTCCGTGGTGGCCTCCCGGCTTCGCAGCCGCGGTGTATCGCAGGTGGTGGGATTCGGATTCGGAGCATTCCCGCTGGTTACTTCCGTGCTGTCTGCGGAGTCTCATCCCGCGTTTCTGGGTGGGTTCGTGCGTGAGCAGCGCAAGCCACACGGGAGGCGGCGGCTGGTGGAAGGCCCCCTCGATCGATCCAGGCCCGTGGTCCTCGTTGACGACATCCTGAATTCAGGCCGCACAGCGAGCCGTGCTGTGGCTCTTTTGCGAAATGATGGTTTCCGCGTGGACGGCCTCATGACGCTGTTTAACTTCACCTGGAGCGGCGGGCGTGCCCGCATGGAGGCCCAGGGCCTCTGGGTCGATACGCTGCTGGATCTGAACCTGCGCGACAGTCAGCCGGGGAGTTCGGACTCGTACTAGGAACGGGCGCCCCTTCCAAGATGAAGCGGTTTTTCTCCGGGCGACGGACCCAGTCCGGGCCGCCCATTCCTGAAGGCCTCGAAGGCGCGTTCCCGCAACAGGCGGGGCTCGCGGAAATGGGATTCCTCGATCATCTCGAGGAAATGCGATGGGCCATCATCAAGGCCGGCATCGGAATCCTGCTCTGTACGATCGCGGCCTTCTTCTTCCGCCGCTGGATCATTGAGGTGCTGCTCCTGGGACCCAAGGACCCCGGGTTCTTCATGTACGAAGTCTTCGGGATCGATGCCGTCGAGTTCGTGCTCCAGAATCGCAACATCACCGGCCAGTTCTTCGCGGACATCGGCACCGTGTTTGCCGTGGGCATCATCATCGGCAGTCCGATCGCAGTCTACCAGTTGTGGAAGTTCATCGAGCCTGGCCTCTATCCCGGGGAGAAGAAGGGGCTACGCTTTGCGGCCGTCTTTGCGACGTTCTTTTTCATCCTTGGCATCAGCTTCGGCTATCTGATTATCACGCCGCTGGCCCTCCAGTTCTTTGCCCAGTACTCCATCAGCCCGGAGATCACGAACGAGTTCGATATCTCCCGGTACTTCTCGATGATCACATTCTGGGCTTTTGGTGCAGGGGTGCTGTTTGAGTTGCCCGTGGTGATCTATTTCCTGGCCAAGCTGGGCATCGCCACCCCGAACACGCTGCGAAAGTCCCGTAAGTGGGCCCTGATCTCGTGCCTGATTCTGGCGGCCTTCTTTACGCCGCCGGATCCCCTGAGTCAGATCCTGGTGGCCATGCCGCTGCTATTGCTCTATGAGGGCTCCATCTTCATCGCAGCTGGCGTAGAGAAGCGGCGCGAGCGGGAGTTGAACGAGGCTCTCGCGTAGAAGTCAGATCTGTCGGCTCTCGATCGGCGAAGGAGTTGTCGGAGACACCGCCGGCGTGTCTGGACCTGGACGGAATCTGCTCCACTTTGCGGGTCATACGGTCCATGGCCTCGTTGTAGGCACGCGCGTGGATGGACGCGCCTATCAGGACGCCGCCGAGGGCACCCCCCAGAACCACTAGCACAGTGATGGTCATCATTGTCGTCAACCGGTTTCACCGCCGGGGGGAAGCGGCTGTGAACCCATGGTATCGGCCGCGGGCAGGGCGATTTTTAGTACCGCCGCCGGAAACTGAATCATCGCAGGCCGGAGGCCGTCTGAAACCGACCAGCCAATCGACGCCCGAAATGCGCAAGCCAACCGTGTTGATCGCCGTGCCCGTGCTGGCCGCGGCACTCTTCTGGAGCGGATTCCAGACCGCCCGCGATGACGACTTTTACGCCATGCGGAAGAATTTCGAGCTCTTCGGTTCGGTGTACGAGGAAATCGTCGGTTCGTACATGACACGTGTGGACCCCGAGCGGTTCATGCGCACCGGTATGGATGCCATGCTGCAGACGCTGGATCCGTGGACGGACTTTCTCGACGAAGCCGACAACGTGGCCATGGAGATGCGTGGTCAGTCCGGGCTCGGTGAGGTGCCCGTCAATCTGGGTTCGAAGGGCGGCCGGGTGACGGTGCTGGCACCCGATGCGTTGACGGGTGCCTACCTGCAGGGAGTGCGTACCGGTGACGTCATTCATTCGGTCGATGGGGAGGTCGCCGACAGCCTGTCGGTTGTTCAGGTCCGGGAGCTCCTGCGGGGAGAGCCCGATACAACCGTACCGGTCATTGTGGATCGGGCGGGCGATGGGCAGCTCGAGTTCCAGCTGAAGCGCGAGCCGCCCGTCATCAGTTTCGTTTCGACGACCATGCGCATCGAGGGCACGGATCTTGCGCTGGTCAAGCTGGATGCCTTCGGGCCGGGTGCCGCCTTCGAGATCGACAGTGCCCTGGAGGACCTGCATGAGGAGAGGCCCATCGAAGGCGTGGTGCTTGACCTGAGAGGCAACCCGGGAGGACTCGTGAATGAGGCCATCAAGCTGGTCGGGCTGTTTGTGCCCAAGGCTACGCCGGTTGTTTCGACGCGCGGCCGCAGCCCGGAATCCAACCGGCTGTATGCCAATCAGGACGAGCCCGACTGGCTGGAGATGCCGCTGGTCGTGCTGGTGGATCGGGCCTCGGCGTCGGCCAGCGAAATCGTGTCCGGCGCCCTGCAGGACCTGGATCGGGCGGTTGTGGTCGGGCAGCCGTCCTTTGGCAAGGGGCTCGTCCAGGTGGTACGACCGCTGCCGTATCACACGGCCGTAAAGCTGACCTATTCCCGCTATTTCACGCCCTCAGGCCGCGGTATCCGCAAGGACGCCCTCGAGGAGGGTGCCGAACCGATGCAGACGTTCCGGACCAGAAGGGGTCGGGAGGTTCGCGAAGGCAATGGTATAGAGCCTGATGTGGCGCTGCCCATGCCGGACGCAGGTCCTCTGGAGCAGGCACTTCTTCGGGAGGCGGCTTTCTTCCGGTTTGCCGGTGTGCTCGTGCAGGCGGAGGGCGATGCGATCCGCGCCGCGACCTCGGCGTCCGGCAGGCTGGAGCTCCCGGACGATGCCCTGGATCGCTTCGCCTTGTGGCTGGATGCGGAAGGGTTCGCACTGACGACATCCTTCGACGAGGCCCTGGCCGAACTGCAGGCCGTGGCACCGGAATCGGCCACAGGTCAACTGACCGAGTTGCGCGCGCTGGCCTCCCGACAGACCGACGAGGCCCTGGCCGAAGAGGCACCCGCACTGCTGGCTCGCCTGGCGGATGAAGTGGGCGCCCGACTTCTGGACCCGAATGAGCGCTCGCGACTCCAGATGCGCTCGGATGCGTCCATGCTGGAGGCCGTATCGGTGCTGACGTCGAACCGCTATGCCTCGATACTCGGTACCTAGCCGGCCAGTCTGAGAGCGGCCTGAAGCAGCGCGTTTGCACCTGCTTCTACATCCTCGGGTGAACTGTACTCGGCGGGGTTGTGGCTGACGCCGCCCCGGCTCCGCACGAACAGCATGCCGGAGGGACAATGCCGTGCGAGAATCTGCGCATCGTGACCTGCGCCGGAGATGAGTTCATGCACAGGTAGGCCCAGGGCCGCAGCGCCGTCCCGCGCGGCCTGCACCACGAGGTCGTCGAACTGCACCGCTGGCGCGCTGGCCGTTTCGTGGATGTCGTAGCCGACCCCTTCGGCCTCCGCGAGTCCTGCAACTGTGCCACGCATGCGCTCGACCGCATGGTCCAGGGTGTCCTGTTCGGGGTGTCTGAGGTCCAGCGTGAGCTCGACCGTACCCGGGATGACATTGATGAGATTCGGGCTGGGCACCAGGCGCCCGACGGTGGCGCGCAGACCGGGAATCGATTGGGTGCACTCCCGCATGGCGACCACCACGCGCGCGGCCACCAGGCCGGCGTCCTGCCGACGATCCATGGGTGTGGTACCGGCGTGGTTTGCGGTGCCCTTCAGGGTAATCTCCAGCCAACGCAGGCCCTGCACGCCGGTGACCACGGCGACCGGCAGGCCCACTTCTTCCAGCACGGGACCTTGCTCTATGTGCAGCTCCAGGAAGGCGTGAACGGAACTGGATCTGAGGTCTTCGGAGCCGGCCATGCCCAGTTTGTCGAGGTTCTCTCCGATGGTGGTGCCATCGGTCCCACGAACAGCTCGAACCCAGTCGGTATCGAGATCGCCCCGCAGATAGAGGCTGCCCATCATGTCCGGCATGAACCGCACTCCTTCCTCGTTCACAAATGAGACGAGGCCGACGGGACGGTGCGTGCTGTGTGCATTCTCGTGCAGGACTTCCAGTACCTCCAGGGCTGCCAACACCCCCAGAGATCCGTCGAACCGACCGGCCCTGCCCACCGAGTCCGTATGCGATCCCAGGAGGACCGGCGCGGCGTCGGGATGGTCGCCCGGCCTCAGGGCCCAGAGATTTCCAATGGCGTCTATGCGCGGGGTCAGGTCCATCCGTTGCAGGTGGTGCTCCACGAAACGCCGACCAGCGAGGTCCTGCTCGGTGAATGCCAGCCGCTGCACGCCTCCGCCCTCAAGGGCACCAATTCGGGCCAGGTCATCCAGGCGGGCCAGCAGTCGTGAGCGGTTCACTCGGAGCATGCGTGAGTTTACGGCTCGTCCCGGTTGCAGGGCGCGAATCACGGGCGCAAAACTGTCGTAGGAGCATGTCTGCCAACCAGCCGACCACCCATGGAGAACGGATTTCGACTGACGAGTGTGCTACTGATGGTGCTGGCGATGACCGGCTGCGGACAGTCGGTGCAATCCCAGCAATACGATATTCCGCCGGCCCAGCCACGGCCAATGGGCAGCCTGACGGATGAGATCTCCAACAGTCGGCAGAACGCCATCACTCGCGCCGTGGAGGCGGCCTCGCCGACCGTGGTTTCGATCAGCGTCATCCAGCGTGTGCGCTATCAGGACCCGTTCGCGGACCCCTTCTTTGATTTCTTCTTTGGAGGACAGCGGCAGCGCATGCGAGAGCGCCAGGTACAGGGTGCCGGCTCCGGCTTTGTGATCAGTTCTGACGGCTACATACTCACGAACGATCACGTGGCGGGTCAGGGCGACGTGATTACCGTGGCGTTTCCGAACGGCGACTCATACCCGGCAGATCTGGTGGGTACGGACGCGGCCTCCGACCTGGCGCTGCTGAAGGTGAATCCGGAGGATCCGCTGCCCTATCTGGACCTGCGCAGCGCCACTGAGCCCATCGTCGGTGAATGGTGCATCGCACTCGGCAATCCGTTCGGTCTGTTCGAAGCCAGCGATCCCACCGTGACTGTGGGTGTGGTGAGTGCGACGGGTCGAGATCTGGCCCCCCAGGAAGGACGGTTGTACCGGGACATGATCCAGACAGATGCGGCCATCAACCGGGGCAATTCGGGAGGGCCGCTAATCAACGCTCTTGGTCAGGTCATTGGAGTCAATACGGCCATCGTATCTCAAACCGGCGGGTCCGTCGGGATTGGTTTCGCCGTACCTGTCGGTCGGGTGATCCGGGTGGTGGACGAGTTGCGGGAGAAAGGCTTCGTGGATCGCTCCTACTACACCGGCCTCACAGGCAGAAACGTCACTCCGCGTGCAGCCAGGGCGCTCGGGTTGAGCAGCGTGTCCGGCGTGTTCGTGGAGGACGTGGTGCCCGGGTCGCCGGCCGACGATGCCGGATTCCTGCCGTACGACGTCATTGTTTCGGTGCAGGGTGAGGTCATCGCCAATCAGACCGACTTCGCCGCTCGGCTCTACGACTTCCGGCCGGGGGACCGGCTTCGCTTCAGCGTGGTCCGGGACGGTCGACAGGTGCAGCTGGCCATGCAGCTGGGCAGCAGCCAGCGGTAGCGCCTGGCCGATACGCGAGTAGCGTCAACGCTACCAGCCGCGCCCGCGCCGTGTGGGACTCTGACGCGCTTCCCGGAGCGCGGGGTGCGCATAGCTCTGACCCTCACGCAGCTCGCTGCGGCCTTCGGTGGTCAGGAAGCGAACGGGAATGGTGCGCCGCTGCAGGTCCCGACCAATGCCGTACACCTCGAAGTGCAGGTGAGGGCCGGTGGTGAAGCCGGTATTGCCCGACAGGCCCAGTAAGGCACCCGCCCTGACGGAATCGCCTACTCGCACACGCACGCCGCGGTGCCTGAGGTGCACGTAGTTGCCGATGGTGCCGTCGGCGTGCTGGACCTTGACGAAGTTGGCGCGGGTCTTCAGAGACTGGTCGGGCCCGCCAATGCGAAACCGGTCCTCCGTCTCTATGACGATGCCCTCGCGGGCGGCATGCACGGGGGTGCCTTCCGGCATGTCGAAGTCGAGCGCATACTTGCCC
This window encodes:
- a CDS encoding DUF4159 domain-containing protein, translated to MMRTLLLLLLLTPTSVLAQAEHDFTVARVKYAGGGDWYSDPQSLPELLRFVRANTHIDVAPEAETVELSSEKLFTFPYLYLTGHGNMVLTEREAGQLRDYLLGGGFLHADDNYGLDQHFRREIRKVFPDRELVELPFSHDIYHNHFEFPNGLPKIHEHDGNPPQGFGILDDDGRVMLFYTFESDLGDGWEPEAVHNDSPQLRMAALRMGTNILTYAMMR
- a CDS encoding DUF4359 domain-containing protein encodes the protein MKTTLRLIVVLGVAGFLYVTNPATPEFEAFIQQRVEERLREETGDRTLGRLLTDLGSDIVGSLAARVSERSDYGIFSVYTVDVGADGDPDEAWKFLGIAGQFVELSSPNAD
- a CDS encoding serine hydroxymethyltransferase is translated as MSQLQHSDPQVFQILEKEVRRQNDGLELIASENFVSRPVLEAMGSPLTNKYAEGLPGKRYYGGCEFVDQVEDVARDRARQLFGCDWVNVQPHSGASANAAVYLAFMEPGDTLLGLDLAHGGHLTHGSPVNFSGILYNAEYYGVEKEGPLAGRIDMDKVRTRALQVRPKMISIGASAYSRDFDYPAFREIADEVGAFLWMDMAHTAGLIAAGVLSDPMPHCHVVSTTTHKTLRGPRAGMILIGKDYDNPFGKVAPKSGRVKQMSELLDSAVFPGYQGGPLMHVIAAKAVAFGEALDSSFHDYARQVVDNAQAMAAAFVEKGYDLVSGGTDNHLMLIDLRSKGLTGKTAEQALGQAEITVNKNMVPFDTQSPFVTSGIRVGTPAMTTRGFGEDEFRLVVDLMDRVLTNVGNESVATAVRNEVRELCDRFPLYDFVVA
- the tatC gene encoding twin-arginine translocase subunit TatC yields the protein MKRFFSGRRTQSGPPIPEGLEGAFPQQAGLAEMGFLDHLEEMRWAIIKAGIGILLCTIAAFFFRRWIIEVLLLGPKDPGFFMYEVFGIDAVEFVLQNRNITGQFFADIGTVFAVGIIIGSPIAVYQLWKFIEPGLYPGEKKGLRFAAVFATFFFILGISFGYLIITPLALQFFAQYSISPEITNEFDISRYFSMITFWAFGAGVLFELPVVIYFLAKLGIATPNTLRKSRKWALISCLILAAFFTPPDPLSQILVAMPLLLLYEGSIFIAAGVEKRRERELNEALA
- a CDS encoding S41 family peptidase — protein: MRKPTVLIAVPVLAAALFWSGFQTARDDDFYAMRKNFELFGSVYEEIVGSYMTRVDPERFMRTGMDAMLQTLDPWTDFLDEADNVAMEMRGQSGLGEVPVNLGSKGGRVTVLAPDALTGAYLQGVRTGDVIHSVDGEVADSLSVVQVRELLRGEPDTTVPVIVDRAGDGQLEFQLKREPPVISFVSTTMRIEGTDLALVKLDAFGPGAAFEIDSALEDLHEERPIEGVVLDLRGNPGGLVNEAIKLVGLFVPKATPVVSTRGRSPESNRLYANQDEPDWLEMPLVVLVDRASASASEIVSGALQDLDRAVVVGQPSFGKGLVQVVRPLPYHTAVKLTYSRYFTPSGRGIRKDALEEGAEPMQTFRTRRGREVREGNGIEPDVALPMPDAGPLEQALLREAAFFRFAGVLVQAEGDAIRAATSASGRLELPDDALDRFALWLDAEGFALTTSFDEALAELQAVAPESATGQLTELRALASRQTDEALAEEAPALLARLADEVGARLLDPNERSRLQMRSDASMLEAVSVLTSNRYASILGT
- a CDS encoding M20 family metallo-hydrolase; its protein translation is MLRVNRSRLLARLDDLARIGALEGGGVQRLAFTEQDLAGRRFVEHHLQRMDLTPRIDAIGNLWALRPGDHPDAAPVLLGSHTDSVGRAGRFDGSLGVLAALEVLEVLHENAHSTHRPVGLVSFVNEEGVRFMPDMMGSLYLRGDLDTDWVRAVRGTDGTTIGENLDKLGMAGSEDLRSSSVHAFLELHIEQGPVLEEVGLPVAVVTGVQGLRWLEITLKGTANHAGTTPMDRRQDAGLVAARVVVAMRECTQSIPGLRATVGRLVPSPNLINVIPGTVELTLDLRHPEQDTLDHAVERMRGTVAGLAEAEGVGYDIHETASAPAVQFDDLVVQAARDGAAALGLPVHELISGAGHDAQILARHCPSGMLFVRSRGGVSHNPAEYSSPEDVEAGANALLQAALRLAG
- a CDS encoding trypsin-like peptidase domain-containing protein; translated protein: MENGFRLTSVLLMVLAMTGCGQSVQSQQYDIPPAQPRPMGSLTDEISNSRQNAITRAVEAASPTVVSISVIQRVRYQDPFADPFFDFFFGGQRQRMRERQVQGAGSGFVISSDGYILTNDHVAGQGDVITVAFPNGDSYPADLVGTDAASDLALLKVNPEDPLPYLDLRSATEPIVGEWCIALGNPFGLFEASDPTVTVGVVSATGRDLAPQEGRLYRDMIQTDAAINRGNSGGPLINALGQVIGVNTAIVSQTGGSVGIGFAVPVGRVIRVVDELREKGFVDRSYYTGLTGRNVTPRAARALGLSSVSGVFVEDVVPGSPADDAGFLPYDVIVSVQGEVIANQTDFAARLYDFRPGDRLRFSVVRDGRQVQLAMQLGSSQR